A region of Prochlorococcus marinus subsp. pastoris str. CCMP1986 DNA encodes the following proteins:
- a CDS encoding TolC family protein, translating to MLRKLIHPILILPFCLYINSQEALLSKANNSIEEILHENENQIFLNYSDIDNITLKNNRELKALESLVNSTMFTLSSKIAKRYPSLDLQASGLPKYTSGKNYNSSSSTTKTSQFSANPSLNIKLDLIDPLRGSEIKIARNNYAIAKNNYEIKKKDLIKEAKSRYHKLQKSYQDIKNKTLSLDLSITSLKDAQSKFDAGIGTKFEVLEAEAQLSRDMQSLNEKKIQNQINKIELKEILNINGDFEINQKQKLIGFWNHKLNKNITEGLANSLSLKNINLKKSIKENQAKNYLNVYKPNVYISNNFTSSFSKGDSLSVKIDPEKSGSSYTNTVSLNFSWNIFDGGQNKNLYKSSKADVKSEDYSYKNIENVLKTNISKAYLNLKLNEEKILSSLKEISSTEESLRLARLRYDIGISTLKDVLVRQKELSNANSKKIDSIYNYNLNLDELVRLTFLEISNICNEENNLIKNEIQSICNI from the coding sequence ATGCTTAGAAAACTTATACATCCAATTTTAATTTTGCCTTTTTGTTTGTATATTAATTCTCAAGAAGCATTATTAAGTAAGGCTAATAATAGTATTGAAGAAATCCTTCATGAAAACGAAAACCAAATATTCCTTAATTATTCAGATATAGATAATATTACTCTAAAGAATAATCGAGAACTTAAAGCATTAGAAAGTTTAGTCAATTCAACAATGTTTACTCTTTCGAGCAAAATCGCTAAAAGATATCCCTCATTAGATTTGCAAGCCAGTGGATTACCAAAATATACTTCGGGTAAAAATTATAACAGTAGCTCATCTACTACAAAAACTTCCCAATTTTCAGCAAATCCATCCCTTAATATTAAATTAGACTTAATAGACCCTCTAAGGGGATCTGAAATTAAAATAGCTAGAAATAATTACGCAATAGCTAAAAATAATTATGAGATTAAAAAGAAAGATCTCATAAAAGAGGCAAAATCTAGATATCACAAATTACAAAAGTCTTATCAGGATATTAAAAACAAAACATTATCTCTTGATTTATCAATTACTAGTTTGAAAGATGCTCAGTCAAAATTTGATGCAGGGATAGGAACAAAATTTGAGGTTCTTGAAGCTGAAGCACAATTATCTAGAGATATGCAATCACTAAATGAGAAAAAAATTCAGAATCAGATTAATAAAATTGAACTAAAAGAAATCTTAAATATAAATGGGGACTTCGAGATTAATCAAAAGCAAAAATTAATAGGTTTCTGGAACCATAAATTAAACAAGAATATTACTGAGGGTTTGGCAAATAGCCTTTCCCTCAAAAATATTAATCTAAAAAAATCAATCAAAGAAAATCAAGCTAAGAATTATTTGAATGTTTACAAGCCAAATGTTTATATAAGTAATAATTTTACTAGTTCGTTTTCTAAGGGTGACTCTTTGTCAGTCAAAATAGACCCTGAAAAATCTGGATCTTCATATACAAATACTGTAAGCTTAAACTTTAGTTGGAATATTTTTGACGGCGGGCAAAATAAAAATTTATATAAATCAAGCAAAGCTGATGTAAAATCCGAAGATTACTCCTATAAAAATATTGAAAATGTTTTAAAGACAAATATTAGTAAAGCTTATTTGAATTTAAAATTAAATGAGGAAAAAATTCTTTCATCTCTAAAAGAAATTTCTTCTACAGAAGAATCCTTAAGATTAGCAAGATTAAGATATGACATAGGAATATCTACACTAAAAGATGTTCTTGTAAGACAAAAAGAGTTAAGTAATGCTAATTCAAAAAAAATTGATTCAATTTATAATTACAATTTAAATTTAGATGAATTAGTTAGATTGACTTTTCTTGAAATAAGTAATATTTGTAACGAGGAAAATAATCTTATCAAAAATGAAATTCAATCTATTTGCAATATCTGA
- a CDS encoding TIGR03279 family radical SAM protein, whose translation MWKEINYKEDSNDLLIPNINYQINPAEIESIENNSIAEEIGFESGDSIISINGKKPRDLIDYQILISEEILDISVLDKNKKIHNISIEKDQDDNLGINFKDALFDSIKQCNNKCPFCFIDQQPNGKRKSLYVKDDDYRLSFLYGSYLTLTNLNKDDWNRISTQKLSPLFISIHATDPKTREKLLKNKKASQILEQIEWLEQNSIQIHAQIVVCPEINDGKILEKSIYDLAKFHKKSFKTVLSTAIVPVGLTKFRPENDGLIAISKKYARKIIQQVEKFQTSLQKSIGTRFCWLADEWYLIAGLKLPSYKTYENMPQESNGVGSIRSFLKTLETKTKSLPEKIDKQRKVSWVVGKLVYEALLPTVKKLNKIDGLRINLYGLPSVYWGQDQVVTGLLTGEDLIIGLQNKDLGESIFIPSIMLKLNSDLFLDDKNITEVSNKLKTNIHVLDDTNDIISNLIGLSKTKEIPNYA comes from the coding sequence GTGTGGAAAGAAATTAATTATAAAGAGGATTCTAATGATCTTTTGATTCCGAATATTAACTACCAAATTAATCCAGCAGAAATTGAAAGTATTGAAAATAATTCTATTGCTGAAGAAATAGGCTTTGAATCAGGTGATTCGATTATTAGTATTAATGGTAAGAAACCTAGAGACTTAATTGATTATCAGATCCTGATTAGTGAAGAAATTTTAGATATATCGGTATTGGATAAAAACAAGAAGATTCACAACATTAGTATTGAAAAAGATCAAGATGACAATTTAGGAATTAATTTTAAAGATGCATTATTTGACTCAATCAAACAATGTAATAATAAGTGTCCTTTTTGCTTTATAGATCAACAACCAAATGGTAAAAGAAAAAGTCTTTACGTAAAAGATGATGACTATAGATTAAGTTTTCTATATGGTTCATATCTAACCCTAACCAATTTAAATAAAGATGACTGGAATAGAATATCAACACAAAAACTCTCACCGCTTTTTATTTCAATACATGCCACTGACCCAAAGACCCGAGAAAAATTATTAAAAAATAAAAAAGCAAGTCAAATTCTTGAACAAATTGAATGGTTAGAACAAAATTCAATCCAGATACACGCGCAAATAGTTGTATGTCCCGAAATTAATGATGGTAAAATCTTAGAAAAATCTATTTACGATCTTGCAAAATTTCATAAAAAAAGTTTTAAAACGGTACTTTCAACAGCCATAGTTCCAGTAGGCCTCACAAAGTTTAGGCCTGAAAACGATGGCTTAATAGCGATAAGCAAAAAATATGCAAGAAAAATTATTCAACAAGTTGAAAAATTTCAAACCTCTCTACAAAAAAGTATTGGAACTCGGTTTTGTTGGCTTGCCGACGAATGGTACTTAATAGCTGGTCTCAAATTACCAAGCTATAAAACATATGAAAATATGCCCCAAGAATCTAATGGAGTTGGTTCAATACGAAGTTTTCTTAAAACATTAGAAACTAAAACAAAATCTCTTCCTGAAAAAATAGATAAACAAAGAAAAGTCAGTTGGGTTGTTGGGAAATTAGTTTATGAAGCACTGCTTCCAACAGTGAAAAAACTTAATAAAATTGATGGCCTCAGAATTAATCTATATGGTTTGCCAAGTGTTTACTGGGGGCAAGATCAAGTTGTAACAGGGCTTTTAACTGGTGAAGATTTAATTATTGGACTACAAAATAAGGATCTAGGAGAAAGTATATTTATACCATCGATAATGTTAAAGCTTAATAGTGATTTGTTTTTGGATGACAAAAATATAACTGAAGTTTCAAATAAACTGAAAACTAATATTCACGTTCTTGATGATACAAATGATATTATTAGTAATCTAATCGGTTTATCTAAAACAAAAGAAATACCTAATTATGCTTAG
- a CDS encoding trypsin-like peptidase domain-containing protein yields MFSKTITKGKFIKLSFKKLFFLSCLTLGLINKSNVISQPIVNQNLNEESKISNISFITKAVKKTGASVVTIDTQRFVENRQFSRDSRIFLDPYFERFFGLQLPPENQPRIEQSQGSGFIFGDGLVMTNAHVVNRSQKLIVGLSNGKKYKGKLIGQDLLTDLAVIRLEGKGPWPKAKLGDSTKIEVGDWAIAVGNPFGLENTVTLGIISNLNRNVSQLGIYDKKFELIQTDAAINPGNSGGPLLNSKGEVIGINTLIRSGPGAGLSFAIPINKAKNIASQLIKNGTVIHPMIGINLIDENYFETNESIVKVGYVVPNSPAAKSGIFINDIILKVGKTNINNSSDVINEISNNGINKFINITLKRKNKIIKLKVKPIDITKLTK; encoded by the coding sequence ATGTTTTCAAAGACAATCACAAAAGGAAAATTTATAAAATTATCTTTTAAAAAACTATTCTTCCTATCCTGTTTAACACTTGGCCTAATTAATAAATCAAATGTAATATCTCAGCCCATAGTAAATCAAAATCTTAATGAAGAATCTAAAATTTCAAATATATCTTTCATAACAAAAGCAGTAAAGAAAACAGGGGCTTCAGTAGTAACTATTGACACTCAAAGATTTGTTGAAAATAGACAATTTTCTAGAGATTCAAGAATATTCTTAGATCCATATTTTGAAAGATTCTTCGGCTTACAATTACCTCCTGAAAATCAACCACGGATAGAACAGAGCCAAGGAAGCGGCTTTATATTCGGAGATGGTCTCGTAATGACTAATGCACATGTTGTTAATAGATCACAAAAGTTAATAGTTGGTTTATCAAACGGAAAAAAATATAAAGGGAAGTTAATAGGACAAGACTTACTTACTGATTTAGCTGTTATCAGGCTTGAAGGAAAAGGACCTTGGCCAAAAGCAAAGTTAGGTGATTCAACAAAAATTGAAGTTGGTGATTGGGCAATAGCTGTTGGTAATCCTTTTGGACTAGAAAATACAGTAACCCTAGGAATAATTAGTAACTTAAATAGAAATGTCTCACAATTAGGAATATATGATAAAAAGTTTGAATTAATTCAGACAGATGCAGCAATTAACCCTGGAAATTCTGGGGGTCCATTATTAAATAGTAAGGGAGAAGTGATTGGAATTAATACTCTTATTAGATCAGGCCCTGGGGCAGGCTTAAGTTTTGCAATCCCAATAAATAAAGCTAAAAATATCGCTTCGCAACTGATAAAAAATGGAACAGTAATACATCCCATGATTGGAATCAACTTAATAGACGAAAATTATTTTGAGACGAATGAAAGTATTGTAAAAGTAGGATACGTTGTCCCAAATAGCCCCGCTGCAAAGAGCGGAATTTTTATTAATGACATAATCCTAAAAGTGGGGAAAACAAATATTAATAATTCTTCTGATGTTATCAATGAAATAAGCAACAACGGAATTAATAAATTTATAAATATAACCTTAAAAAGAAAAAATAAAATTATTAAATTAAAAGTTAAACCTATAGATATTACTAAATTAACAAAATAA
- a CDS encoding high light inducible protein — translation MNEDNQPRFGFVNFAETWNGRMAMMGILIGLGTELITGQSILRQIGIG, via the coding sequence ATGAATGAGGATAATCAACCAAGATTTGGTTTTGTCAACTTTGCAGAAACTTGGAACGGAAGAATGGCAATGATGGGAATATTGATAGGTTTAGGTACAGAATTGATTACAGGACAAAGTATTCTAAGACAAATTGGGATTGGTTAA
- a CDS encoding DUF2973 domain-containing protein, with protein MSFLFPIVYSAALTYLVWKAFKVMSNGWGALDKQPNRSYKTNIKQKKYTIHPELLDKSGNITQEELLTVRFSNDTDSTLEEKGTTTD; from the coding sequence ATGTCTTTCTTATTTCCAATAGTTTATTCAGCTGCTCTAACCTATTTAGTTTGGAAAGCTTTTAAAGTAATGTCAAATGGTTGGGGGGCACTTGATAAACAACCAAATCGTTCTTACAAAACAAATATCAAACAAAAAAAATATACTATTCATCCTGAACTTCTTGATAAATCTGGAAATATAACTCAAGAAGAATTACTTACAGTAAGGTTTTCTAATGATACAGATTCAACTCTGGAGGAAAAGGGAACTACAACTGATTAA
- a CDS encoding potassium channel family protein: MADWWQWSQQKEEQALTFAVVGVGRFGTAVCRELISNGVDVLAADASEKAIDDLRQLEPSIEARVIDCTDEESMKESGILEMNTVVVGISEPIEASITTTLIAKDSEGTKVKRVIARATSDLHEKMLKRVGADKVVFPSRMQGERLGLELVRPNLIERLELDNQTGIDELTVPEEFIGRSLRDLNLRKNYLVNVLAAGPPEQLTVNPPAKYILERGNILVVMGKTLDLQKLPQN, translated from the coding sequence ATGGCTGATTGGTGGCAATGGTCTCAACAAAAAGAAGAGCAAGCTCTAACTTTCGCAGTTGTAGGAGTTGGAAGATTTGGAACGGCTGTTTGTAGAGAACTTATAAGTAATGGCGTAGATGTTTTAGCTGCAGATGCTTCTGAGAAGGCTATTGATGATTTAAGACAATTAGAACCTTCTATTGAAGCCAGAGTAATAGATTGTACTGATGAGGAATCAATGAAGGAATCAGGTATCTTAGAGATGAATACAGTTGTAGTCGGTATTAGTGAGCCTATTGAAGCAAGTATTACCACTACTCTTATTGCTAAGGATAGTGAAGGAACAAAAGTAAAAAGAGTAATTGCAAGAGCTACGAGTGATTTGCATGAAAAGATGTTAAAAAGAGTAGGTGCTGATAAGGTCGTTTTCCCTTCTAGAATGCAAGGTGAAAGGTTAGGTTTAGAACTTGTTAGACCAAATCTAATTGAAAGATTAGAATTGGACAATCAAACTGGAATAGATGAATTAACAGTTCCAGAAGAATTTATTGGTAGATCTTTAAGAGATTTAAATTTAAGAAAAAATTATTTAGTTAACGTTCTTGCTGCTGGTCCTCCGGAACAATTAACAGTGAATCCTCCTGCAAAATATATTCTTGAGAGAGGAAATATTTTGGTAGTTATGGGGAAAACTTTAGATTTACAAAAATTACCTCAAAATTAA
- a CDS encoding ribbon-helix-helix domain-containing protein, giving the protein MATRQNSTNGKPKSPRIQVVLPELICEQLNILAENESRTVSNMAKVLIQQGIKNHLKREAKSQTSDTAVNTENFRDTLERQSIKRLKGAPQRIRYTKKSENK; this is encoded by the coding sequence ATGGCAACCCGCCAAAACTCAACTAATGGGAAGCCAAAATCCCCTAGAATACAGGTGGTTCTTCCAGAATTGATTTGTGAGCAACTAAATATTTTAGCTGAGAATGAATCAAGAACTGTCAGCAATATGGCCAAGGTATTAATTCAGCAAGGAATTAAAAATCATCTCAAAAGAGAAGCCAAATCACAAACATCAGATACTGCAGTTAATACTGAGAATTTCCGGGATACATTAGAAAGACAAAGTATTAAAAGATTAAAAGGGGCTCCTCAAAGGATTAGGTATACCAAAAAATCCGAGAATAAATAA
- a CDS encoding inositol monophosphatase family protein yields the protein MNKNNLTSQQLKDLESLFELVSDRQLKDFGNISASNKSDGSLITSCDLWSDKTIVGALSKIAPNEGVLSEEGGKIVPNTNAYWIVDPLDGTTNFAAGIPYWSISVARFVDGTPQSSFLIIPTLKKKFVAIKGEGVWLNNKKIEVNNNQKSECVSLCSRSIKILQKNPSSIFPGKIRLLGVSSLNLTSVAMGQTFGAIESTPKIWDIAAAWLLLEELNCSIEWLEINPMHLTAKQDLQDTNFPLIASITKEKMKVLRPWGNLLLEN from the coding sequence ATGAATAAGAATAATTTAACCAGTCAACAGTTAAAAGATTTAGAATCTTTATTTGAATTGGTTAGTGATCGCCAATTAAAAGATTTTGGAAACATCAGTGCTAGCAACAAGTCAGATGGTTCGTTAATCACTAGTTGTGATTTATGGAGCGATAAAACAATAGTAGGAGCTCTATCTAAAATTGCTCCAAATGAAGGGGTTCTAAGTGAAGAGGGAGGAAAGATAGTTCCTAATACAAATGCTTATTGGATAGTAGATCCTCTTGATGGGACGACAAATTTTGCTGCAGGAATTCCATATTGGTCTATTTCGGTAGCAAGATTTGTGGATGGTACCCCTCAATCTTCTTTTTTAATCATTCCTACATTAAAGAAAAAATTTGTAGCAATCAAAGGAGAAGGTGTTTGGCTTAACAACAAGAAAATTGAGGTTAATAATAATCAAAAAAGTGAATGCGTATCTTTATGCAGTAGATCTATTAAAATTTTACAAAAAAATCCTAGTTCTATATTTCCTGGGAAAATAAGACTTCTTGGTGTATCCAGTTTAAATTTAACAAGCGTTGCAATGGGACAAACTTTTGGGGCAATAGAATCAACTCCTAAAATATGGGACATTGCGGCAGCATGGCTATTACTTGAGGAGCTAAATTGTTCAATTGAATGGTTAGAAATAAACCCTATGCATTTAACTGCAAAACAAGATTTACAAGATACTAATTTTCCCTTAATTGCCTCCATAACAAAAGAAAAAATGAAAGTATTAAGACCATGGGGCAATTTATTATTGGAAAATTAG
- a CDS encoding ABC-F family ATP-binding cassette domain-containing protein produces the protein MIRFDNVSKIYSTDVVLKNINWEIRKGEKIGLVGSNGAGKSTQFKILIGEEDQTSGLVLKEGSPKISHLKQELDCNLNRTVREELESSFKDIQVVSNKLLEIENEMKFLETSKDSEKLDHLVNQLAKFQEKFEVLGGYQMQAEVEKILPKLGFSQNDADKLVGNFSGGWQMKVALGKIILQKPDLLLLDEPTNHLDLETIFWLEEYLISLKISIILISHDRYFLDKLCKKIIFIERGISETYNGNYSFFIEQKSLNEATQSKAFELQQKEIETQKKYIERFRASATRSTQAKSREKQLKKIVKIDAPISRLKSPSFNFPECPRSGKLVLQIKNLSHSFEEKILLFDVNLRVSAGEKIAILGPNGCGKSTLLKLIMKKIEPEIGEVNLGKHNIITSYYEQNQAAALAVEKQVIDLIYSKAPDWSQQKVRTFLGSFGFHNDSVFKHVQQLSGGEKARLALALMIMNPSNFLLLDEPTNHLDLQSKENLELAINNYKGTVFIISHDRYFISKVANRIIEIKDSKLLSFNGNYEYFLEKKRSIK, from the coding sequence GTGATTAGATTTGATAATGTAAGTAAAATTTACTCTACTGATGTTGTTCTAAAAAATATTAATTGGGAAATTAGGAAGGGAGAAAAGATAGGCTTAGTTGGTTCTAATGGAGCAGGTAAATCTACTCAGTTTAAAATCTTAATTGGAGAGGAGGATCAAACAAGTGGACTTGTTCTTAAAGAAGGAAGTCCCAAAATTTCTCACTTAAAACAGGAATTGGATTGTAATTTAAATCGAACAGTCAGAGAAGAATTAGAAAGTTCTTTTAAAGATATTCAAGTAGTTTCAAATAAACTTCTAGAGATTGAAAATGAAATGAAATTTTTAGAAACTAGCAAAGACTCTGAAAAACTTGATCATCTTGTAAATCAACTAGCCAAATTTCAAGAAAAGTTTGAAGTTTTAGGTGGCTACCAAATGCAGGCAGAAGTAGAGAAGATACTGCCAAAACTAGGTTTTTCTCAGAATGATGCAGACAAATTGGTAGGTAATTTTTCTGGGGGTTGGCAAATGAAAGTTGCTCTCGGAAAAATTATTTTGCAAAAACCTGATCTACTTTTACTCGATGAGCCAACTAACCATTTGGATTTGGAAACAATTTTTTGGTTAGAGGAATATTTAATATCTCTAAAAATATCCATCATATTAATTAGTCATGATCGATATTTTTTAGATAAACTATGTAAAAAGATTATTTTTATAGAAAGAGGAATTTCTGAAACATATAATGGGAATTATTCTTTTTTTATTGAACAAAAGTCTTTAAATGAGGCAACTCAAAGTAAAGCTTTTGAGTTGCAGCAAAAAGAGATCGAAACACAAAAAAAGTATATTGAAAGATTTCGAGCTAGTGCTACAAGGAGTACACAAGCTAAAAGTAGGGAGAAGCAATTAAAAAAGATTGTGAAAATTGATGCACCTATTTCAAGACTAAAAAGTCCTTCTTTTAATTTTCCTGAGTGTCCGCGTTCTGGTAAATTGGTTCTTCAAATTAAGAATTTATCTCATAGTTTTGAAGAAAAGATACTATTATTCGATGTCAATTTAAGGGTTTCTGCGGGCGAAAAAATAGCAATTTTAGGTCCTAATGGTTGTGGTAAATCTACTTTGTTAAAGTTGATTATGAAAAAAATAGAACCCGAAATAGGAGAAGTTAATTTAGGTAAACATAATATAATTACAAGTTATTATGAGCAAAATCAGGCTGCAGCACTTGCTGTTGAAAAACAGGTTATTGATTTAATATATTCAAAAGCACCAGATTGGTCTCAACAAAAAGTAAGGACATTCTTAGGAAGTTTTGGCTTTCATAATGATTCTGTTTTTAAACATGTTCAACAACTTAGTGGTGGCGAAAAAGCTAGATTAGCATTGGCTTTGATGATAATGAATCCAAGCAATTTTTTACTTCTTGATGAACCTACAAATCATTTAGATCTACAATCGAAAGAGAATTTGGAACTAGCAATAAATAATTATAAGGGAACAGTATTTATTATTTCCCATGATAGATATTTTATTTCAAAAGTTGCAAATAGAATTATTGAAATTAAAGACTCTAAATTATTATCTTTTAATGGTAATTATGAATATTTTTTAGAGAAGAAAAGAAGTATAAAATAA
- a CDS encoding DUF3120 domain-containing protein, with translation MEELITKKLEVNDNLKSRFHNGFNIVKSTFLSSPIALRLWSSFFVILPIFVQAPWVRFAPISALCATFFILAAAFLLSRKEGDKWFIVGSLLLGVTGSWLGGCLFWGWLSAYPILHIPVEAVALPLAIVGLGTKWKIGSSFYISSLFGTAITDLTIFLTGIMDQWKEVIIADSDNAPLILQKTSENLIQFKSLSIIILAALILWFISKEIFNYATSNSINGKAFLVSSYVIQTTLIVDGIFIMLAIIQPTLSGLV, from the coding sequence TTGGAAGAATTAATTACTAAAAAATTAGAAGTGAATGATAATTTGAAATCTAGATTTCATAATGGATTCAATATTGTTAAAAGTACTTTTTTATCTAGCCCAATTGCTTTGAGACTATGGTCCTCTTTTTTTGTAATTTTACCAATTTTTGTACAGGCACCATGGGTTAGATTTGCTCCTATTAGTGCTCTTTGCGCTACTTTTTTTATCCTTGCTGCGGCTTTTTTATTGTCTAGAAAAGAGGGAGATAAATGGTTTATTGTAGGCTCGTTATTATTAGGAGTCACGGGAAGTTGGCTTGGAGGTTGTTTATTTTGGGGCTGGTTAAGTGCTTATCCTATTCTCCATATCCCAGTTGAAGCAGTTGCATTGCCTCTTGCTATTGTCGGACTGGGAACAAAATGGAAAATCGGTTCAAGTTTTTATATCTCGTCTTTATTCGGAACGGCGATTACAGATTTGACAATATTTTTGACAGGAATAATGGATCAATGGAAGGAGGTTATTATTGCGGATTCTGATAATGCTCCATTAATACTTCAGAAAACTTCCGAAAATCTTATTCAGTTTAAATCTTTGTCTATTATTATTTTGGCGGCATTAATACTTTGGTTCATATCAAAAGAAATTTTTAATTACGCTACATCAAATTCGATAAATGGAAAGGCTTTTTTGGTATCAAGTTATGTAATTCAAACTACCTTAATAGTTGATGGTATTTTTATTATGCTAGCAATTATTCAACCAACACTAAGTGGTTTGGTTTAA
- a CDS encoding YihY/virulence factor BrkB family protein has protein sequence MQRSTTWIIKSLWGACERWSKSDCIDLSAAFAYYTLQSFFPILLISLSIASWFLGKQDGLDQQIISVAAQILPPSVVELVETTLFNLIDQGFGAGILGAMFLLFTAGNAYLSLQRGSDRLWEDQLPSRRINSAWQEQASRFLRNRIEAFLVVFFIGFLMVLDQISANLRMIPTTVLEKISNSSNFISEFIIKLPLLQVGQFALPLVGFSLMALLLQALLPSRKVPLKPLIPGSILIGIGLTTLNLAVSKSILSLGTRFQAYGFIGGFLVLTLWVWLLGVVLYFGQCWSVVIASMSLTSRRRKN, from the coding sequence ATCCAGCGCAGTACAACATGGATTATTAAAAGTTTATGGGGAGCTTGTGAAAGATGGAGTAAATCGGATTGTATTGATTTAAGCGCTGCTTTTGCTTATTACACTCTTCAGTCATTCTTTCCAATACTCCTTATTTCTCTTTCAATAGCTTCTTGGTTTCTAGGTAAGCAAGATGGTTTAGATCAACAAATAATATCTGTTGCCGCTCAAATTTTACCTCCATCGGTTGTTGAATTAGTTGAAACAACATTATTTAACTTAATTGACCAAGGCTTTGGAGCAGGTATTTTAGGAGCTATGTTTTTACTATTTACTGCTGGCAACGCCTACTTATCACTTCAAAGAGGTTCAGATAGGCTATGGGAAGATCAGCTACCTTCAAGAAGAATAAACTCTGCCTGGCAAGAGCAAGCATCAAGATTTCTTAGGAACAGAATTGAAGCTTTCTTGGTAGTATTTTTTATAGGGTTTTTAATGGTATTAGATCAAATCAGTGCAAACCTCAGAATGATTCCAACTACTGTTTTAGAAAAGATATCAAATTCTAGTAATTTCATATCTGAATTCATTATAAAATTACCACTCTTACAAGTTGGTCAATTTGCTTTGCCACTGGTAGGATTTTCATTAATGGCTTTATTACTTCAAGCACTATTGCCTAGTAGAAAAGTTCCTTTAAAACCACTAATCCCTGGTTCAATTCTGATTGGAATTGGGCTAACTACTCTTAATCTAGCAGTAAGTAAAAGTATTCTTTCCCTTGGGACAAGATTTCAAGCATATGGTTTTATTGGAGGTTTTTTAGTACTAACTTTATGGGTTTGGCTATTAGGCGTCGTTTTATATTTTGGACAATGTTGGAGTGTGGTTATAGCTAGTATGTCTTTAACAAGCAGGAGAAGAAAAAATTAA